The genomic stretch AGAATCTCGAGGAGGTGGACGAGATAGACAGCATAAGTCCCACCCGGGACGACGACCGGGATCAACAGCCGGACCGGTACCTATCCGACTGACGCCGGCGCCGCGACCGTAGGTACTAAACTATCACAACCCAACATACTGGCGAAATGTACTTCAAGAATCCAGTACTTACACTGTACCTAGGTCCTAGGTACGCCAAAGTGAAAATGAACACTAAATACAGACTACAAAAGGACTATTTTTCTCCACGTGTTAAaagtaatagtttttaaaaccaGATTCAAATGTTTTTGACGTATCTTTTCcgtatttattaatgtttattattattataataatagtgtaGTTGAAGTGCAAGTTTTAGCTTCAATTCTCattgaaaatgttatatttatctGTAATATGTGTCTATATGTGACAGATTGTCGTATAACGGAACTCTTGAGTATATAAGTGAACTTAAAAATGACGGATGACAGTTGGAGATATGTGATATAAAGTGAACTTCGCCTCTGCTAGATAAAGGGATATTTTAGATCTAAATGTAAGACAGAACGCTCGCCTCTTTGTGgctaatgtaaattaattaactgtACTATACCTATTTAATATCTCGTAAATAgaatattactttttgtttcataGGGGAAAACTGTATAAATTCTTTGATAAAAAACTGCACTTAAAAATGCTTATGCTCATTTTATTGCGCtaaggattaaaaaaaatagggacATTGACCCTCGACCACCTGTTTTTGACGTAAAAATGACATCTGACATTTCAAGTGTCATGGCGACTCTGAAGTTTCCCCCCAAAAATAATGTTCTGCTCACAACAATACCTACAtgtgttttttataaatcaGTAGAATTCAtagtgaataaaaatatgtataatattaaactggaatgtaaatattattgtattcagccattattattattttatgtataagtatgtCAAATATTGTGACTAAATGACTCTGTCATACTGTCGTTTCTTAGCCAATGCGCTTAATTGactgttaaaaataacaaaaaggtATGTGTACTATAAATTAAAGCTATAATTCTATTTACGTAAATATTCTGTTCTTGACAATACATCTGTCATTCCTGCCTGAGACAGTACGATTGtgtaattcaatattttgtCACTAGATGGCAGGATTAACAAAAAAGGAGTTTTTGGacgaaattgtaaaattatgacACGTATATGATTCTTGAATTGCAAATAATGACTAAAAATTATGTGAGATATGACTATAATCGTGACTTTGACCTTTTTACATCAACTTCGTTTGACTAAAATTTTGGAAAtgattataaatgtttgtttggtaATATGATTGagtacaaaataatttgtttctgtttgttttttattgtgttttcgTTTTTGTTGATGACTGAGACTTAAATAAGCGATAGACTGATGTATGATCATGAATATTTgggaatttatttaattatttcatttttaatattgagaaaatagaaattttctttaaaaattgtgttagaagaacaattgattttgattttgaagcTATGGCGTGTTTTACgtacttaattttgtttaagtttacCCAAGCGGCCATGAAAATtaagcttaaaaataaaattaacataaactaaaatatcacTTTAAAAATTCTATCAATATACCTGGTACAGTCAAGCACTCAAATGAGtagtaaactaataaaataattattgaattaaaagttACACTTTTGTGGTGGACTGTACCTGATCAGAAGACCTAGTACGAATtggttttacatttaacgagatcgaaatgagagcgcggtCGGCGCTCTGATGGCCCGCTgagaataaaccaaccaattacagCGCagtacgcgctctcgtttctgttcaacgtaaagcaaactcatactaagagtacagattTGTGACTAGACTTGACACGACAAAATGAAGTGACATATTAAAGTCTTTAATGTtcttataaaatactataatgcGTATGTACAATCAGCGAAGTTATTAGATATGCAAgtaaggaaataaaaagtaatttagtgCAGAGACAGTAACAATTGTTGTACTAAATTGTATGTGTTTTAACGAAGCTAAATCAATTGATCGGTTTATTGCCCACCAATGGTTAATCTGTATATTAaagcaattttaattttcttacctgcataccaaataatTTAGCTGACTGTACATTTGACCTACGTTTATGTATATCAGGACAAAACTAGATTTAATTCCCGCCTCAATTTTCTTAAGATAACttcttaatatataaaattaaatgcacacatcttaaaaataacttcaaatatTTTCCGATTGAAATGTACAGTTTATCCGtagacatttaaaataaaatatctagccACATTTGAGTTCTCGTACaaacatttctaaataaaatatttattacgtatatctttatttatatgcATAGTTAATATGtgatttataaatacaatattgttaGCATAGGTTTATGGTACGatacaaacaattaaatgaaaatgaagGAAAGCTGAAAGTAAGTGTAACTGCAATGCAGTGTGACAATGCATGAAAAACAGTTTAATATTGATGTCATCCCTCATGATGACTTACCGAGGTCTTTTACACAATGATGGACATTCATACATACTTGAGGTTTCGAATCTTTTGATCGCTACCGTAGGCTATAGACGACAAACAGAAACTGCCAAAACTGGGCGAATATGCCTCTGTATGGTAATAGccaagagattttttttattcattttgtttgtagTCTATAGCCGACCGTTATGCTCAAAAGATTAAAAACAGaatattcttaattattgtCAGTTGCGTAACTATATTGTTCGAGGCCCATGGCAAATTTATTGAGTGGGTGCCTTTTGCCTATTAAAATCGGGAAGTTCATGTTAGGCTGGGGGCCCCCATTTTTTTCCCTATAGTTACGCCACTGACCATTGTGTAATCAAACTCCACTTGCACACTGCTTCCCGCGACAACGCGGGCCTTAAAcattaacttattattatagtacattaaatatttatgactttattgtaaataagaaataatattgtacttaattttatagttCTCAAGGATCGATGACGTCACTTCTTCCATTTAaactttaattgtatttaaaaataacactcaATTTTTATCTAAAGAGGTTTTGTTCTTCACGATTATGAGGGCCATGTTGgattttcattactttttccGTGTCACAGATGTCGCTAGTGTGACTTGTAAATTCGAAGTTCTGAGTGATAGGGCATAGaaattttttgtaatttttctaaCCACGAGTTTCTCCAACTGGTAATAAATGTATACGTGGCGTGCCCTACTCAAATTCAGACgatttttgaatgaaaattcCACAAGGCAATCATACTCGTACCTCGCCTAggtgtatgtatttttttaatctgataTTAGACTCCATCGATCCTTCTTAGCTTGTTGTAGCAAGCTAGTAAAAGCATTTGTAGAATTAATCAGAAATTGTCAGTAGGTGATTAGATGTGATAGGTAATTTGCTATTGTACACTTGCAATACAATAAGAAGCTGTGTTTGTATATAAACGTAACTCTTTCTAATTACTAACTTGGAAGTGACTGAAAAATGAAAATTGTAGAAGAATGTTAGTTAGTAAGGGACTCGTTCCTGCTTGCGGCCAGGCAAGTTGATGGAATACCCGCTTAGTATATAGCTCACAATGACATAGCGTGAGGATTAATATAGAGTTACAAATTCTTAGTTTCATGGCatctatgtacataattttaaatgtggAATGTATTGTGTTGCAAGTGCAAAATAACCCTAATGTATCTCATTAAGTTGATGTAAAATGACTTGTCTACGATATTGAAAAgactttcatttttattatttacttttttattgtttatggtaGGTGCAAATATAGCGTAGGCGTTTGGTAGTGATATTGGCTGGTCAAAAGATTGAATACACAAATAAAGTATACAATATTTGCATTTACCATGTAAAAGATAAAATCGgcgttgtaaataaaaaaaaagaattttattttttgttattgattgtacttctttatttttgtgttgagaCGAGACGACGTATTTccgttaatataattataaacaaataataaagatttttctgataaatcttacaggttgttttatttttgttgttgaagACTGCTGGGCAAAGTCTAAATCCCGCATGACTGTAAATCCGTTTTTTtgtgggtggaaaatcatccaatgacttcacgcTTATGCTAGCCAAGAGGGattgtgtcagactcttactgacgacaaaccaccccgttcctactcccggtTTACGAGCCGAAACCGCAATAACCCACTAGGCAGGCCGCAAATCCGGGTTAGGGTCACTACTTTACTTTAGTGCAACTGCAAAGTTAACTCATAAGAGAATTAATCTGAACTGACGGTATTGCTTTAGACACTGATTAGATTTCTTACTTTCCCTTTTATAGTAAAATGTGCCTTATTCTTTCGACGTAAGGTTGGATTTGCTATGTTGATCAAATTCTGTTGAGAATTATAGATGATTCTATAATATAGCAATCAAAATCTCGTTCTACTGCTGAGAACTAGTATATGTGGTAAAATCTGGCTGTATCTACACACGACTTTGGGAGATTATAGGCAAGAAGTGAGGAAaacggtacccttagtacgagtttgctttacattgatcGATAACGACATGAGAATgcgttcggtgttctgattgACCGgcgcgaattaaccaaccaatcaaagcgtcgaacgcactcgtttcgatctcgttaaacttgCCTTCTCTTAGGTTATGTGAATTAAAATATCCACAAatgaacataataaattaaaataaaaacaacactcATTACACATTAAATCTATATTTACactttacaataaatacaaaagcaATTACAACACTAAAAACTATGAAACTTCACCATTTCCTCAACAATCCCGCAGTTGAGTCGAAAAGCAGAGGGTTTTTGAACTCTCCCCTCATGTCTAACATATAATGCATccatctatttttaattttcagcgGTAATTGTACTTTAGCAATATTCCTTGACTCTTTGCAGCAGACGTTTTCTAAAGGGACAGTCATCATCCTGTTTCTACCGAAAGGTGTGTATGTGACGAATGTTAACTGCCTTCCACCTTTGTTCAGGATTAGATAGCGAACGGAACGGAGAGTGTACATCCAGATCATGAACAGAGATCCGGCTCCTGcaaaaacaaattgttgtttgtgaataaataaaataaaattgtgttgaCAAAGAGGATAGACGGAGGAAaatgattatgtatttatttattgttaaaattggtGAGTAAGTAtgaaaagaaagagaaagaggaCTATAACGAAGTTAGTCAATGTATTATATAATCTAATTAGGAAAAGACATCTAGCAGTAGGTAtatgtttaaaacaattttaaaaccaaaaaatattttccatttattttgtacattattttatcaagCAAAATATTTCATCTATTACTACACAAACTTACCAACAACTATAGAGACGGTACCGAGAGTGTTCCTGTACTTATTCTCTCCAAGATTTATCCTTCTAAACCAAGGAGTATCTTCTGTTATAGTAGATTTGTCGACCGGCGCATCACGCAGTGTCGAGAATGAAAATAAACCCAAATACGACCAAAACATATACTGGACTACTGCAAATATATTCATGTACATGAAAAACTTCGGATTCTCATACTTAAACAGAATAACATCTTTAATAACGTTAGTATTCACGTCGTGAATTGTTTTGGTTGCTACACCGCTGTAAGTTGcactttttgtattatttatacaagTTTTATAGTTTGTAAAGAGTCTAGAGGCAGCTGCTCGCCTTAGCACAGTTGAAGCGTACGATAATAGagacattttattatgttttaaggtAACTTATTTCtaaagaaaatcaaaataagattttataacCTAAAATAATAACTGACATTGCGAGATTACGACAGAAGAGACAGATGGAAATAAATGTCACTTTGTCCATAATATTACTAGATGTCCAACATTGGCTATGCGGTTTTTGCGCTAATACTTATACAATGGTTTGTgatcaatgatattataaaataaaaagaggaGAAAtccttataatatcattgtttGTTATAATACTTTCTTACTACTTTTAATAGAAATAGTTTATTTTCCTGCTAGTTGGCAAGAAAGACATTTTACACTAATAAAttgttacaaacaaataattttttaaCTGTCCTACTCTAGTACCTCATGCTATTATATCTAGAATAATTTTCAAATGGTCATTGAGATCAGGTCATTAAATTTTATGAtcattaaatgtaattaattacaataaaaccatCTAAGATCTAATACAGTTTGAACAAGAATTCTTTGCTATGCTTGGTGGTTCGTCTTAATTTTCCTTTTTCAGCCATGGTCTAGATACGTCATAGACAATGTCGaatcaacaatttaaaaaagaataataaattgtctATTAGTATTCTTGGCGTCTTCGTTGTTAGATTGCGGTTgtaaaattgcaaaataaaacttagataaaatgttattttctacAGGCGAACATCATTAGTGCTCATTTTGTTCTGGTAGCAAAACAAACGCTATTTCGCGTTGATCGCACGCGTTTTATTAGCACCTCTAACAAGATGGCTGATATAAAGGTAAGCGATGCATTTGGCGGCATTTTAATTGGTAACGGccgaatttgttttaatatttgagGCTTTAGTATTCGTTATTCAGTTTGTTATTGATGCATATATTGTTATGAGTTATGAACATAGAAATGTACATTTTTGTGTACATAGAATTTTAATTCTGTCTAAGATACaacataaatgaaaataataaaacatgtttggTATCATTGTCATGTCCTAACAGCTGCATTTCATGTTTTGACCTTGTTCTTGGAATTCTGCATTATTTTCCGTGTACTGAACGATTTAAATTTGCATTTGAACCTGGATTTAGTTGCTTAAATGACATGTTTTTGGAACTAGAACTACCCTCATTGCAGAGGGTCCAACTgttttttttgaataattttgaaattaactgatcattttatttataacatagttATCATACACCTGTTTTTCAGctataatgtataaaattatttgattatctCTACATATCAACcttcaataaaacttttaagtCCCATTATACCATGAATGAGGGCTTGCTGAAGAAATGCCAATTAAAGCCTTCTTGCTATGACCAAAAAGTTTATGCCTTATCCATAAATATATCTAATTCATtcatttgttaataattttgtaattttctaaTTCCAGGCTATGTTCAACAAAATGAATAGTGCGGCGCAGAATGGGTCCGCTGAAGCGGCCCCGGCGCCCGCAGCTCCTGCTAAGGGTAAAGGTACAATAGAAAAGATTTATCAAAAGAAAACACAATTGGAACACATTCTGCTACGTCCCGACACTTATATTGGGTCTGTTGAACGGACCACGGAGTTGATGTGGGTCTTTGACAAGTCCAAAGAATGCATGGTGCAAAGAGAACTGAACTTTGTGCCTGGTAAGTACAAGAACTATAATACTTTTATCCCTTCTATCTTAGTCATTGATTGCACCATCTAATGAAACACATTTTTACAGGTTTATACAAAATTTATGACGAAATCTTAGTAAATGCAGCTGACAACAAACAAAGGGACCCCAAAATGGATGTAATCAAAATTGACATCAACCAGGAACAGAATGTTATATCAGTTTACAATAATGGATGTGGTATCCCTGTGGTTATGCATAAAGAAGAGAAAATGTTTGTACCAACTATGATCTTTGGACATTTACTGACCTCCTCAAACTACAATGATGAAGAGGAAAAGGTTACAGGAGGCAGAAACGGATATGGTGCCAAACTTTGTAACATTTTCTCAACTAAGTTCACAGTAGAAACTGCATCTAAACAGTACAAGAAACATTTCAAACAGACATGGGGATCTAACATGACAAAAGCTTCCGAGCCTAAGGTCAAGGAGGCAGGCAAAGATGACGACTTCACTAAAGTAATATTCAGCCCTGATTTAGCAAAGTTTAAGATGGAAAAGTTAGAAGATGATATTGTTGCTTTGATGTCCCGCCGAGCTTACGACATCGCCATGTCTACACAAGGCGTTAAGGTGTACCTTAATGGAGAAAGGTTAAAGATTAATAAGTTCAAAGACTATGTAGATTTATACATAAAAGGCAAGGAAGATGAAAATGGACAACCTTTGAAGGTAGTTTACGAGAAAGTGAATGATCGTTGGGAACTTGCATTGACACTCTCTGACAAGGGCTTCCAACAAGTATCATTTGTGAACTCTATAGCTACCACTAAGGGCGGGAAACATGTTGATACAGTTTCCGATAGTATAGTTAAGAAtgttctagaaataattaagaagaaGAATAAGGGTGGTGTAAATATTAAACCTGTGCAAGTTAAGAATCACATGTGGGTGTTCATTAACTGCCTCATCGTCAACCCAACCTTTGATTCACAAACTAAAGAGTACATGACACTTCAAGCAAAGAGTTTTGGTTCGAAATGTAATTATTCAGAGAAATTCATAACAGCAGTTTCAAAATCTGGTCTAGTGGAGTCTGTACTTACTTGGGCCAAGTTCAAGGCCCAGACTGAGTTAGTGAAAGCATCTGGTAAGAAACAGAGCAAACTGAAAGGTATACCAAAACTGGAGGACGCTAACGACGCTGGTACTAAGAACGCGCATCTGTGTACTTTAATCCTCACTGAGGGAGACTCAGCTAAATCTTTGGCTGTGTCAGGACTCGGTGTTGTCGGGCGAGATCACTACGGCGTCTTCCCACTGAAGGGTAAACCTCTCAACGTAAGAGATGCATCACACAAACAAGTATTAGAAAACGTCGAAATTAACAACTTGATCAAAATCCTCGGACTCCAGTACAAAAAGAAGTACAACTCTGTAGATGATCTAAAATCACTGAGATACGGTAAAGTGATGATCATGGCTGATCAGGATCAGGACGGATCTCACATTAAAGGTTTGATCATCAACTTCATACATCACAATTGGCCAGAACTATTGAAGCTGCCGTTCCTAGAGGAATTTATTACGCCTATCGTAAAAGCTACGAAGAAGGATAAGGAGATATCGTTTTACTCATTACCCGAGTTTGAAGAATGGAAGAACAATACAGAGAACCATCACACATACAATATAAAGTACTACAAGGGTTTGGGTACATCCACATCCAAAGAGGCTAAAGAATACTTCCAGAATATGGAAAGGCACAGGATTAAGTTCAAGTATGCTGGTCCCACAGATGACCACCATATTGAGTTGGCATTTTCAAAGAAAGGTGCTGACCAGCGTAAGGAGTGGCTGACAAGTCACATGGACGAAGTGAAACGAAGGAAGGAAATAGGTCTTCCGGAGAGATATTTATATGCTAAGGATACTAAAGCTGTCACATACTCAGATTTCGTTAATTTGGAGCTGGTTCTCTTCTCTAATGGAGATAACGTAAGGTGGgtagtatttgtatacttaTCTTTTAACAGCCCATTATAGTCTATTGCTGGACTACGGGACTCCTCTACAGAAGAGAACTTTGTATAATCTTGTTACTTAGCAGTTCTAAGacaataactatttaattttgtattctttCAGGTCAATACCATCTATGATTGATGGATTAAAGCCTGGCCAGCGTAAGGTGATCTTCACGTGCATCAAACGTAACGATAAGCGAGAGGTCAAAGTGGCTCAATTGGCTGGTTCCGTTGCAGAACACTCTGCTTACCATCATGGTTAGTATGTTTTTAACAAACCTTTACTTACATATTCAATTTTCAAAGCTCATAAAAAGATTAATGAAGTTCATGAAGTATGAACTGTATAAAAGTCTGTGATAAAGTTTGAATTCccagaaaaaataatatgggaaTCATGCTCATTACACATGAATGGATTAATTAGATTTGATGTGATTATCACAACCTAACAGCAAATCAACGTAATACCTcaacctccaaaaggctggtaatgcacttgtaactggTATGGTAATATGCGTGTTGCGGATTCTATTCGCCATCTATCTACTCCataaaaattgcatttaaaagtggataatttatttttttttgttgtttatccTTCCTTAGTTAGTTT from Spodoptera frugiperda isolate SF20-4 chromosome 4, AGI-APGP_CSIRO_Sfru_2.0, whole genome shotgun sequence encodes the following:
- the LOC118272514 gene encoding transmembrane protein 223; the encoded protein is MSLLSYASTVLRRAAASRLFTNYKTCINNTKSATYSGVATKTIHDVNTNVIKDVILFKYENPKFFMYMNIFAVVQYMFWSYLGLFSFSTLRDAPVDKSTITEDTPWFRRINLGENKYRNTLGTVSIVVGAGSLFMIWMYTLRSVRYLILNKGGRQLTFVTYTPFGRNRMMTVPLENVCCKESRNIAKVQLPLKIKNRWMHYMLDMRGEFKNPLLFDSTAGLLRKW